DNA sequence from the Bubalus bubalis isolate 160015118507 breed Murrah chromosome 24, NDDB_SH_1, whole genome shotgun sequence genome:
tgtacataccacATTGATAGCTAGGTGCTAACTGGAGAACAGAGAAATCCAGCTCatattttaaacaacagaatACTCAGTATTAGTGCCTTAGAGTAAAATGGTTTATAAGAGAAAATGGTCTCTCAAATGTTCTGATGGAATCAGAGATGCATGGCTAATAATACCCAGTCAGCCAGGTTTCCTGACTCTTCATTGAAACACCCTGAATGAGGACTAGGAGTAGAGTGTACTGTGCTATGTGTACAAAGCACAGAGTTATTATAGAGCAAGGAGTGAAGAGTTGTGTTGTGGATTCAGAGGCAACCAGAGAAGGTGTCAGAGAAAGCAGTATCCAAACACAGACTCTGCAAGATCAGTGAGACCTTGAGAGATGGGCAAAGAAAACGGTTTGAGTTGATCTGGTTAATTTTTAATGGATGTTAAAAAGTACGAagactctgtttctttctctaacAGGTGTTGGGGTTGATGACATGTTTATCATGATTTCTGCCTGGCAGAAGACCAGCCTCATGGATAGCATAAGCGAGCGGATGTCCGATGTCTATTCAAAAGTGGCAGTGTCCATTACGATCACCACCGTGACCAATGTCCTGGCCTTCTATACGGGAATTATGACCTCTTTCAGGTCCGTACAATACTTTTGCATCTATACAGGAACAACCCTGctcttctgttatttttatagCATCACCTGTTTTGGAGCATGTATGGCCCTGGATGGCAAAAGAGAAGTAGTCTGTCTGCGCTGGCTGAAGAAGCCAGAAACGCCTAACCAAAAATGTTCTTCATTAAAAAAGTCCTGCTGCCTCCCAGGTAGTTCTCTCCAAGATGAGTATAAAGCCGACATCCACCCAATGAATCTGTTCTTTAGAGACTATTTTGGTCCTTTTCTCACAAGCACCAAGTCCAAGATTTTTGTAGTGCTCCTATATGTTTCGTACATCATAACTAGTTTATATGGGTGTTTCCGAGTGGAGGAAGGTTTAGACCTCCGAAATTTGGCAAGTGACGACTCCTACATCACACCATATTTTAATGTAGAAGAAGAACATTTTTCTACTTATGGTCCCAGGGTTATGGTCATCGTTACTGAGGTTCTTGACTACTGGGATAAAGATGCTaggcaaaaactggaaaaatgtCTGGCAGATTTTGAAAACAGTGAGTATGTAGATGAAAACCTTACAGAGTTTTGGCTACgagaatatgtaaaatatatggaaAACCTCCGTCAAGATATAAATGATAAGACAGCGTTTCTAAGCAATATTCCCACTTTTTTAATGGATTTTCCACTTTTTGcatatgatattaatataacatCATCACAGGAAATCATTTGTTCCCGGGCCTTCATTCAAACCATGGGTATTTCTTCTTCAACCAGTAAGAAGCTGATGTTGCTCCAGTTCCGAGACATGGCTGAGAAGTGTGAGGTTCCCCTGATGGTGTACAACTCGGCATTCATATATTTTGATCAGTTTTCTGCAATAGTAGAGAACACTGTGCGAAATGTGATTGTTGCCTCAGCAGCTATGTTCATTGTTTCCTTATTATTAATTCCTCATCCCCTGTGTTCTTTGTGGGTAACTTTTGCTATTGCTTCTGTGATTGTGGGCGTCACGGGTTTTATGGCCTTCTGGAACGTCAACCTTGACTCCATATCCATGATTAATCTTGTCATTTGTATAgggttttcttttgacttttctgcTCACATTTCCTATGCCTTTGTGTCCAGTTCAGAGCCCTCAGTAAACAGAAAAGCCATCGAGGCCCTGTACCTGCTGGGCTACCCCGTGTTACAGAGTGCAGTTTCAACAATAATAGGGGTGTGTGTCCTGTCCACAGCTAAAGCATACATCTTCAGGACATTTTTCAAGATTATGTTTcttgtgatggtatttggagctGCTCATGGTCTAATTTTTATCCCAGTATTCTTAACCTTTTTTTGAAAGTTGCTTTGAATAGCCACTAACAAATCAAAGACCAACTATAGAATTCCTGATTGGCCCAATCCAATCTGATG
Encoded proteins:
- the LOC102407860 gene encoding patched domain-containing protein 3, which codes for MSLNPSKVAPEPEPEREAGQGPGSEAQGPGPERESGPPPGPGPEPEPPSAAGQDWEPERGRKPGPSAEPSRGPEAPPPPPASRSENLLAPRPRCHTNCLEALLSRAFQRLGRKVGAHPWIFLLLPLALTAILGTGLMYLPRDGEEDLEEQYTPIGSPAKAERRFVQTHFTANDSLIFSISRKSAEVPYASVLVVSNTETLLEPDILEEISKVDDAVQALTVTQDNGTQIPYSEVCTKNQGSCVPPNPLLFAWKRNKGLNLRTITFPIYSLAGQIVSLANILGGTVLGESMGPSQLLLQAKAMRLQYYLETGEGEENERSKAWMIHFLMKVGSLEESLALKNIQVVYFSSLSRQLEFEATSMTVVPLFHLAYLLIILFAIVSCYRCDCVRNKMWVAVFGVISTALAVVSGFGLMLYVGVPFVLIVANSPFLILGVGVDDMFIMISAWQKTSLMDSISERMSDVYSKVAVSITITTVTNVLAFYTGIMTSFRSVQYFCIYTGTTLLFCYFYSITCFGACMALDGKREVVCLRWLKKPETPNQKCSSLKKSCCLPGSSLQDEYKADIHPMNLFFRDYFGPFLTSTKSKIFVVLLYVSYIITSLYGCFRVEEGLDLRNLASDDSYITPYFNVEEEHFSTYGPRVMVIVTEVLDYWDKDARQKLEKCLADFENSEYVDENLTEFWLREYVKYMENLRQDINDKTAFLSNIPTFLMDFPLFAYDINITSSQEIICSRAFIQTMGISSSTSKKLMLLQFRDMAEKCEVPLMVYNSAFIYFDQFSAIVENTVRNVIVASAAMFIVSLLLIPHPLCSLWVTFAIASVIVGVTGFMAFWNVNLDSISMINLVICIGFSFDFSAHISYAFVSSSEPSVNRKAIEALYLLGYPVLQSAVSTIIGVCVLSTAKAYIFRTFFKIMFLVMVFGAAHGLIFIPVFLTFF